The following DNA comes from Streptomyces pristinaespiralis.
GCGGGGTCGGTGAAGCCCACCCGGGCCGCCACCTGCCGCACCGTGAGATCCGTCCTGGCCAGCAGCCTCTTGGCCTCGTGGGTGCGGGCCTCGCGGATCAGCCGGCCCGGGGTCCTGCCGGTCGCCGCCTTGACCGCCTCGGCGAGATACCCCACGCTGACGCCGATCCGGTCCGCGCAGGCCGCCGCCGACCACAGGGCGGGCTCGTTGCGGGCGACGAGCCGCAGGAACTCCTCCGCCACCGCGCCGTGCCGCGTGGGCGGCGGTGGCGGCGCGGGCTCCGGCAGGCGTGCCGTGCGGACGACGAGGACGTGGAGCAGCGCCCGCAGCACGGTGGCGAATCCCGCGGCACCGCGGCGGTACTCCTCGTCGAGGTCGGCGATCAGCCGGGCGGTGCGTGCGTGGGTCTGCTCGTCCAGATCCCTCCACGGGCGCTCCGCGATCCGCCGCAGCAGCTCCCGGTCGCCGGGATGGTCCAGCAGGAAGTCCTCGGTGAACAGCACGACGGATCCCTCCAGTCCCGTCACGTCGTCCCAGTGGTGCACCTGTCCGGGGGCGATGACGCACAGATGCGGCGGCCGCAGCCGCCAGCGGGAGAGGTCGATGACATGGGCGCCGGTCCCGCCGGTGACGTGCACGATCTCGTAGAAGGTGTGCCGGTGCGGGAAGGCGGCCCGGGACATGGGGCCGATGGTGTCGAAGGTGCCGATCGCGAACGGCATCGCGTTCGGCAGGGGCACCTCCAGGCGGTGCATGGGCAGTGCGCCCTCCCGCGGGGTGCGGCAGGACTCCGTCCCTGGTAACACCGTCGTACCGCGCATCATCCGACTCCTCACCCCGAACGGCAGGTCCAGACCAATTGGTGCCCCGGGTGCGGCTCAGGTCAACACGGCGTCCCGCGCGAGGAACAGGACACGCCGAAGGTCCGGCCTCTCCCCCGAGGAGACGCCGGACCTTCTCGCTGTGCCGCTCGTCAGCGGACGAACACGCCCGCCTGGCTCGCCAGATCCAGGAAGTACTGCGGGGCGAGACCGAGCACCAGCGTGACCGCCACGCCGACCCCGATCGTCGTCATCGTCAGCGGCGAGGGCACCGCGACCGTCGGACCCTCCGGCTTCGGCTCGCTGAAGAACATCAGCACGATGACCCGGATGTAGAAGAACGCCGCGATCGCCGACGAGATCACACCGACCACGACCAGCGCCCCGGCGCCGCCCTCGGCCGCGGCCTTGAAGACCGCGAACTTGCCCGCGAAACCGGAGGTCAGCGGGATGCCCGCGAAGGCCAGCAGGAACACCGCGAAGACCGCCGCCACCAGCGGCGAACGCCGTCCCAGACCCGCCCACTTGGAGAGGTGGGTCGCCTCGCCGCCCGCGTCGCGGACCAGCGTGACGACCGCGAACGCGCCGATCGTCACGAAGGAGTAGGCCAGCAGGTAGAAGAGGACGGACGAGATGCCCTCGGGGGTCGTGGCGATGACACCGGCGAGGATGAAACCGGCGTGGGCGATCGACGAGTACGCCAGCAGCCGCTTGATGTCGGTCTGCGTGATCGCGACGATCGCACCGCCGAGCATGGTGACGATGGCGATCGCCCACATGACCGGCTGCCAGTCCCAGGCGAGGCCCGGCAGCGCCACGTACAGCAGCCGCAGCAGGGCGCCGAAGGCGGCGACCTTGGTGGCCGCGGCCATGAAGCCGGTGACCGGGGTCGGTGCGCCCTGGTAGACGTCCGGCGTCCACATGTGGAACGGCACCGCGCCGACCTTGAACAGCAGGCCCATCAGGATCAGCGCGCCGCCGATCAGCAGCAGCGCGTCGTTGCCCATGGTGTCGGCGAGCGCCGGGTCGATGGTGCGCACGCTGCCCTCGACGACGTCCGCGATCCGGGCGTACGAGACGGAGCCCGCGTAGCCGTAGACCAGGGCGATGCCGAAGAGCAGGAACGCCGAGGAGAACGCGCCCAGCAGGAAGTACTTCACCGCGGCCTCCTGCGACATGAGCCGCTTGCGGCGGGCCACGGCGCACAGGAGGTACAGCGGGAGGGAGAACACCTCGAGGGCGATGAAGAGCGTCAGCAGATCGTTGGCGGCCGGGAAGACCAGCATGCCGGTGATCGCGAACAGCACGAGCGGGAACACCTCGGTGGTGGTGAACCCCGCCTTGACGGCGGCCTTCTCGTGCTCGCTGCCGGGTACGGCGGCGGCCTCCGCGGCGAACGAGTCGATGCGGTTGCCGTGCGCCGCCGGGTCGAGCCGGCGTTCGGCGAAGGTGAAGACCGACACCAGCGAGGCCAGCAGGATGGTGCCCTGAAGGAACAGCGCCGGTCCGTCGACCGCGATGGCGCCCATCGCCGCGATCTGCTTCTCGGTGGTGCCGTACCCGCCGGCGGCGAGCCCGACGACCGCCGCGAAGGCGGCCGCCAGCGCGACGCTGGTGAGGAACAGCTGTGTGTAGTAACGGGCCCTGCGCGGGACGAAGGCCTCCACGAGGATGCCCAGGACGGCCGCACCGACCACGATCAGCACGGGTGCCAGTTGTGCGTACTCGATGTGGGGCGTGGGGATCTTGCCCAGGGGCTCGACCTCCGCCGCCGTTGTCCACAGGCTGTGGACAGCTGTAGCGCTCACTTGGCCGCCTCCACATCGGGCCGGGGGTCCTGCTTCTGTACGTCGGACATCGTGTGCTCCACGGCCGGGTTGATGATCTCCGTCAGCGGCTTCGGGAAGACGCCGAGGAAGAGCAGCAGGGCGATCAGCGGGGCGACCACCGCCAGTTCCCGCACCTTGAGGTCCGGCATCGTGCGCACCTCGGTCCTCACCGGGCCGGTCATCGTCCGCTGGTAGAGGACCAGGGTGTAGAGCGCGGCGAGCACGATGCCGAGGGTCGCGATGATCCCGGCCACCGGATAGACGGCGAACGTGCCGACCAGGACCAGGAATTCACTGACGAACGGCGCGAGCCCCGGCAGCGAGAGAGTGGCCAGGCCGCCGATCAGGAACGTGCCCGCGAGCACCGGGGCGACCTTCTGCACACCGCCGTAGTCGGCGATGAGCCGCGAGCCGCGCCTCGAGATCAGGAAGCCGGCCACCAGCATCAGCGCCGCTGTGGACAGGCCGTGGTTGACCATGTAGAGCGTCGCGCCGGACTGGCCCTGGCTGGTCATGGCGAAGATGCCGAGGACGATGAAGCCGAAGTGCGAGACCGACGCGTAGGCGATCAGGCGCTTGATGTCGCGCTGGCCGACCGCCAGCAGCGCGCCGTAGACGATGCTGACCAGCGCCAGCACGATGATCACCGGGGTGGCCCACTTCGACGCCTCCGGGAAGAGCTGGAGGCAGAAGCGCAGCATCGCGAAGGTGCCGACCTTGTCGACGACCGCCGTGATGAGCACGGCGACGGGGGCCGTCGCCTCGCCCATGGCGTTGGGCAGCCAGGTGTGCAACGGCCACAGCGGCGCCTTGATCGCGAAGGCGAAGAAGAAGCCGAGGAACAGCAGCCGTTCGGTGGTGGTCGCCATGTCCAGCGAGCCGCTCGCCCTGGCCTCCGCGATCTCGGAGAGCGAGAAGCTCCCCGCGACCACGTACAGCCCGATGACGGCGGCGAGCATGATCAGGCCGCCGGCCAGGTTGTAGAGCAGGAACTTGACCGCCGCGTACGAACGCTGCGCGGCGGCGTTCTCGTCGGTGCCGGAGTGGGCGCGGTCGCCGAAGCCGCCGATGAGGAAGTACATCGGGATGAGCATGGCTTCGAAGAGGATGTAGAAGAGGAAGACGTCGGTGGCCTCGAAGGACAGGACCACCATCGCCTCGACCATGAGGATCAGGGCGAAGAAGCCCTGAGTGGGCCGCCAGCGTGACGACTTGTTCTCGAGGGGATCGGCGTCGTGCCAGCCCGCGAGGATGACGAACGGGATCAGCAGCGCGGTGAGCGCCACCATCACGACCCCGATGCCGTCCACGCCGAGCTCGTAGCGGACGCCGAAGTCGGCGATCCAGGCGTGCGATTCGGTGAGCTGGTACCGGTCGCCACCCGGCTCGAACCGTACGAGCACGATCGCGGCCATGACCAGCGTGGCGAGCGAGAAGAGCAGGGCCACCCATTTGGCGGCGGTCCTGCGCGTGGCGGGGACGGCGGCGGTGACGATGGCGCCCACCGCCGGGAGCACCGCCGTGGCCGTCAGGATCGGGAAGGACATGTCAGACCGCCCTCATCAGCAGGGTCGCGGCGATCAGGATCGCCGTACCGCCGAACATCGAGACCGCGTAGCTGCGGGCGTAGCCGTTCTGCAGCTTGCGCAGCCGGCCGGAGAGCCCGCCGAACGAGGCGGCCGTGCCGTTCACCACGCCGTCGACCAGGCTGTGGTCGACGTAGACCAGCGACCGGGTGAGGTGCTCGCCACCGCGGACCAGGACCACGTGGTTGAAGTCGTCCTGGAGGAGGTCGCGGCGGGCGGCCCGGGTGAGCAGCGAGCCGCGCGGTGCGGTGACCGGCACCGGCCGGCGCCCGTACATCAGGTAGGCGATCAGTGCTCCGGCCAGCAGGACGACCATGGTCGCGGTGGTGATGGCCGGGACGCTGATCACCGGGTGCGGGTGCTCGAACTCGGTCACCGGGGCGAGCCAGTTGGCGAACCGGTCGCCGATGGAGAAGAACGCTCCCGCGAAGACCGATCCGAAGGCGAGCACGATCATCGGGATCGTCATCGACCTGGGCGACTCGTGCGGGTGCGGCATCTCGCCGGCGTGGGACTCCGCGGCGGGCTCGGCACTCGCCGCCTTGTCCGCGTCGGGCGCCGGCTGCCAGCGCTTCTCACCGAAGAAGGTCATGATCATCACGCGCGTCATGTAGAACGCGGTGATGCCCGCGCCGAGCAGGGCCACACCGCCGAAGATCCAGCCGCGGATCCCGTCGTCGTAGGCGAACGCCGCCTCGATGATCTTGTCCTTGGACCAGAAGCCGGACAGACCGGGGAAGCCGATGATCGCCAGGTAGCCGAGACCGAAGGTGACGAAGGTGATCGGCATGTACTTGCGCAGACCGCCGTACTTCCTCATGTCGACCTCGTCGTTCATGCCGTGCATGACCGAACCGGCGCCGAGGAAGAGCCCGGCCTTGAAGAAGCCGTGCGTCACCAGGTGCATGATCGCGAAGGCGTAGCCGATCGGGCCGAGACCGGCCGCGAGGACCATGTAGCCGATCTGCGACATCGTCGAACCGGCCAGCGCCTTCTTGATGTCGTCCTTCGCGCAACCGACGATCGCACCGAAGAGCAGCGTGACGGCGCCGACGATGACGACGGCGAGCTGCGCGTCCGGTGCGGCGTTGAAGATCGCGCCGGAGCGGACGATCAGGTAGACGCCGGCGGTGACCATGGTGGCCGCGTGGATCAGGGCGGAGACCGAAGTCGGGCCCTCCATCGCGTCCCCGAGCCAGGACTGCAGCGGCACCTGGGCCGACTTGCCGCACGCGGCGAGCAGCAGCATCAGGCCGATGGCCGTCAGCATGCCCTCGCTCGTCTCCTCCGTCGCCGCCAGCACCGGGCCGAACGCGAAGGTGCCGAAGGTGGTGAACATCAGCATGATCGCGATCGACAGGCCCATGTCACCGACGCGGTTGACGAGGAAGGCCTTCTTCGCCGCGGTGGCCGCGCTGGGCTTGTGCTGCCAGAAGCCGATGAGCAGGTAGGACGCGAGACCGACGCCCTCCCAGCCCACGTACAGCAGCAGGTAGTTGTCGGCGACGACCAGCAGGAGCATCGCCGCGAGGAACAGGTTGAGGTAGCCGAAGAAGCGGCGGCGCCGCTCGTCGTGCTCCATGTAGCCGATCGAGTAGATGTGGATCAGGGTGCCCACACCGGTGATCAGCAGGACGAACGTCATCGACAGCTGGTCGAGCTGGAAGGCGATGTCCGCCTGGAAGCCCTCGACGGGGATCCAGCTGAACAGCTTCTGGTGCAGGGCCCGTTCCTCGGCGCCCTTGCCCAGCATGTCGACGAACAGCACCGCGCCGACGACGAAGGAAGCGGCCGCGAGCAGGGTGCCCAGCCAGTGACCGGACCCATCGAGGCGGCGCCCGCCGCACAGCAGGACCGCCGCTCCGAGCAGAGGCGCCGCGACGAGCAGCGCAATCAGGTTCTCCACGATTCTTCCGACCCCTTACAGCTTCATCAGGCTGGCGTCGTCGACCGAGGCCGAGTGGCGGGAGCGGAACAGCGACACGATGATCGCGAGCCCGACCACGACCTCTGCCGCGGCGACGACCATCGTGAAGAACGCGATGACCTGGCCGTCGAGATTGCCGTGCATACGGGAGAAGGCGACGAACGCGAGGTTGCAGGCGTTGAGCATCAGCTCGACGCACATGAACACCACGATCGCGTTCCGCCGGATCAGGACCCCCGCCGCGCCGATGGTGAACAGCAGGGCGGCGAGATAGAGGTAGTTGACCGGATTCACCGCTTGGCCTCCTGTCCGTCCCGGTCGCGGGCGTCCCGGTCACGTCCGAGGCGCTCCTCGGAGCGCTGCTCCAGGGCCTTGAGGTCGTCGAGCGCCTCCGTCGAGACGTCCCGGATCTGACCGCGGTCGCGCAGCGTCCGGTTGACGGTCAGCTCGGACGGGGTGCCGTCCGGCAGCAGACCGGCGATGTCCACCGCGTTGTGCCGGGCGTAGACGCCGGGCGCGGGCAGCGGGGGCAGATGCTTGCCCTCGCGTACGCGCTGCTCGGAGAGTTCGCGCTGGGTCTTGGCCCGCTCGGTGCGCTCCCGGTGGGTGAGCACCATCGCGCCGACGGCCGCGGTGATCAGCAGCGCGCCGGTGATCTCGAAGGCGAAGACGTACTTGGTGAAGATCAGGGCCGCGAGGCCCTCAACGTTCCCGCCGTGCGCGGAGTTGGCGGCGCCCAGTCCGTTGAAGTTCTTCAGGGAGGCGTTGCCGATGCCGGCGATCAGCAGGATGCCGAAGCCGAGGCCGCACGCGGCGGCGAGCCAGCGCTGTCCCTTCAGCGTCTCCTTGAGCGAGTCGGCGGCCGTGACGCCGACCAGCATGACGACGAAGAGGAACAGCATCATGATCGCGCCGGTGTAGACGACGATCTGGACGACGCCCAGGAAGTACGCGCCGTTGGCCAGGTAGAACACCGCGAGGATGATCATCGTCCCGGCCAGGCACAGGGCGCTGTGCACGGCCCGCTTCATCAGGATCGTGCAGAGCGCCCCGATCACGGCGATCGTGCCGAGCACCCAGAACTGGACGGCCTCGCCGGTGGAGGTGGCGGATGCGGCGAGCGTGTTCATGCGCCGATCACCTTCTTCGAGGCGGGCTCGTCCTCACCGAAGGTCGACTCGCCCTCCTGGGCCTTCTGGTCCTTGGACACCGCTGCCTGCTGTTCGGTGCCCGGCGCGGCCTCGGTGATCAGGCCCCGGTAGTAGTCCTGTTCGTCCATGCCGGGGTAGATCGCGTGCGGCGTGTCGACCATGTTCTCGTCCAGACCGGCGAGCAGCTGCTCCTTGGTGTAGATGAGGTTCTCGCGGCTCGAGTCGGCGAGTTCGAACTCGTTCGTCATCGTCAGCGCGCGGGTCGGACAGGCCTCGATGCACAGACCGCACAGGATGCAGCGGGCGTAGTTGATCTGGTAGACGCGGCCGTACCGCTCACCCGGGGAGTAGCGCTCCTCCTCCGTGTTGTCCGCGCCCTCCACATAGATCGCGTCCGCCGGGCAGGCCCACGCGCACAGCTCGCACCCGACGCACTTCTCGAGTCCGTCCGGATGGCGGTTGAGCTGGTGCCGGCCGTGGAAGCGCGGCGCCGTGACCTTCTGCTGCTCCGGGTACTGCTCGGTCAGCCGCTTCTTGAACATGGCCTTGAAGGTCACGCCGAAGCCGGCAACCGGATTCAGGAACGTGCTCTCGGATTCCTTGCCACCGGATTCCTTGCGCTTCGATTCCTCAGACACCGTCAGCCTCCTTTCCGTCCCGAGGACCATCACTGTCATTGGGGCCGCCGCTGACGATCAGTTCGCGTTCGCGCCGGGGCCGCCTGCGCGGCACCGGGGGCAACTCCTGGCCGGGCAGCGGCGGTACGGGGAAACCGCCCGCCATCGGGTCGAAGGCCGCGGGCGGCGCCTCGGCCGCCTCGTCCGCCTTTTCCTTGCGGCCGCGGAACATGTCGGCGACGAAGGAGAGCAGCAGCACCGCGATCACCGCGCCGCCGACGTACAGCACGATCTGCTGGAAGTCGTAGTTCTCGTTGCGCAGCGCGCGCACGGTCGCCACCAGCATCAGCCAGACCACGGAGACCGGGATCAGGACCTTCCAGCCGAGCTTCATCAGCTGGTCGTAGCGGACCCGGGGCAGCGTGCCGCGCAGCCAGATGAAGAAGAACAGCAGCAGCTGGACCTTGAGGACGAACCAGAGCATCGGCCACCAGCCGTGGTTCGCGCCCTCCCAGAAGGTGGAGATCGGGTACGGCGCCCGCCAGCCGCCCAGGAAGAGCGTCACGGAGACGGCGGAGACGGTGACCATGTTGACGTACTCGGCCAGCATGAACATCGCGAACTTGATGGAGCTGTACTCGGTGTTGAAGCCGCCGACCAGGTCGCCCTCGGACTCCGGCATGTCGAACGGGGCGCGGTTGGTCTCACCGACCATCGTGACGACGTAGATGATGAAGGAGACCGGCAGCAGGATGATGAACCAGCGGTCGGCCTGCGCCTCCACGATCGCCGAGGTCGACATGGACCCGGAGTAGAGGAAGACGGAGGCGAACGCCGCGCCCATCGCGATCTCGTAGGAGATCATCTGCGCGCAGGAGCGCAGACCGCCGAGCAGCGGGTAGGTCGAGCCGGACGACCAGCCGGCGAGCACGATGCCGTAGATGCCGACGGAGGCGATCGCGAGGATGTAGAGCATCGCGATCGGCAGGTCGGTGAGCTGCATCGTGGTGCGCTGGCCGAAGATCGACACCTCGTTCCCCGAGGGGCCGAAGGGGATCACGGCGATCGCCATGAAGGCGGGGATCGCGGCCACGACCGGCGCCAGGACGTAGACGATCTTGTCGGCCCGCTTGACGATGACGTCTTCCTTCAGCATCAGCTTGATGCCGTCGGCGAGCGACTGGAGCATGCCCCAGGGGCCGTGCCTGTTGGGGCCGATCCGCAGCTGCATCCAGGCGACGACCTTGCGCTCCCACACGATGGAGAAGAGCACGGTCACCATCAGGAAGGCGAAGCAGAACACCGCCTTGATGAGGACGAGCCACCAGGGGTCGC
Coding sequences within:
- the nuoL gene encoding NADH-quinone oxidoreductase subunit L, encoding MENLIALLVAAPLLGAAVLLCGGRRLDGSGHWLGTLLAAASFVVGAVLFVDMLGKGAEERALHQKLFSWIPVEGFQADIAFQLDQLSMTFVLLITGVGTLIHIYSIGYMEHDERRRRFFGYLNLFLAAMLLLVVADNYLLLYVGWEGVGLASYLLIGFWQHKPSAATAAKKAFLVNRVGDMGLSIAIMLMFTTFGTFAFGPVLAATEETSEGMLTAIGLMLLLAACGKSAQVPLQSWLGDAMEGPTSVSALIHAATMVTAGVYLIVRSGAIFNAAPDAQLAVVIVGAVTLLFGAIVGCAKDDIKKALAGSTMSQIGYMVLAAGLGPIGYAFAIMHLVTHGFFKAGLFLGAGSVMHGMNDEVDMRKYGGLRKYMPITFVTFGLGYLAIIGFPGLSGFWSKDKIIEAAFAYDDGIRGWIFGGVALLGAGITAFYMTRVMIMTFFGEKRWQPAPDADKAASAEPAAESHAGEMPHPHESPRSMTIPMIVLAFGSVFAGAFFSIGDRFANWLAPVTEFEHPHPVISVPAITTATMVVLLAGALIAYLMYGRRPVPVTAPRGSLLTRAARRDLLQDDFNHVVLVRGGEHLTRSLVYVDHSLVDGVVNGTAASFGGLSGRLRKLQNGYARSYAVSMFGGTAILIAATLLMRAV
- a CDS encoding NADH-quinone oxidoreductase subunit J, with the translated sequence MNTLAASATSTGEAVQFWVLGTIAVIGALCTILMKRAVHSALCLAGTMIILAVFYLANGAYFLGVVQIVVYTGAIMMLFLFVVMLVGVTAADSLKETLKGQRWLAAACGLGFGILLIAGIGNASLKNFNGLGAANSAHGGNVEGLAALIFTKYVFAFEITGALLITAAVGAMVLTHRERTERAKTQRELSEQRVREGKHLPPLPAPGVYARHNAVDIAGLLPDGTPSELTVNRTLRDRGQIRDVSTEALDDLKALEQRSEERLGRDRDARDRDGQEAKR
- the nuoN gene encoding NADH-quinone oxidoreductase subunit NuoN: MSATAVHSLWTTAAEVEPLGKIPTPHIEYAQLAPVLIVVGAAVLGILVEAFVPRRARYYTQLFLTSVALAAAFAAVVGLAAGGYGTTEKQIAAMGAIAVDGPALFLQGTILLASLVSVFTFAERRLDPAAHGNRIDSFAAEAAAVPGSEHEKAAVKAGFTTTEVFPLVLFAITGMLVFPAANDLLTLFIALEVFSLPLYLLCAVARRKRLMSQEAAVKYFLLGAFSSAFLLFGIALVYGYAGSVSYARIADVVEGSVRTIDPALADTMGNDALLLIGGALILMGLLFKVGAVPFHMWTPDVYQGAPTPVTGFMAAATKVAAFGALLRLLYVALPGLAWDWQPVMWAIAIVTMLGGAIVAITQTDIKRLLAYSSIAHAGFILAGVIATTPEGISSVLFYLLAYSFVTIGAFAVVTLVRDAGGEATHLSKWAGLGRRSPLVAAVFAVFLLAFAGIPLTSGFAGKFAVFKAAAEGGAGALVVVGVISSAIAAFFYIRVIVLMFFSEPKPEGPTVAVPSPLTMTTIGVGVAVTLVLGLAPQYFLDLASQAGVFVR
- a CDS encoding AraC family transcriptional regulator, producing the protein MRGTTVLPGTESCRTPREGALPMHRLEVPLPNAMPFAIGTFDTIGPMSRAAFPHRHTFYEIVHVTGGTGAHVIDLSRWRLRPPHLCVIAPGQVHHWDDVTGLEGSVVLFTEDFLLDHPGDRELLRRIAERPWRDLDEQTHARTARLIADLDEEYRRGAAGFATVLRALLHVLVVRTARLPEPAPPPPPTRHGAVAEEFLRLVARNEPALWSAAACADRIGVSVGYLAEAVKAATGRTPGRLIREARTHEAKRLLARTDLTVRQVAARVGFTDPAYFCRFFRRETGVSPGGFRRGGDVHGDIHHDHRLLSIVRPKPSA
- the nuoI gene encoding NADH-quinone oxidoreductase subunit NuoI, which encodes MSEESKRKESGGKESESTFLNPVAGFGVTFKAMFKKRLTEQYPEQQKVTAPRFHGRHQLNRHPDGLEKCVGCELCAWACPADAIYVEGADNTEEERYSPGERYGRVYQINYARCILCGLCIEACPTRALTMTNEFELADSSRENLIYTKEQLLAGLDENMVDTPHAIYPGMDEQDYYRGLITEAAPGTEQQAAVSKDQKAQEGESTFGEDEPASKKVIGA
- the nuoH gene encoding NADH-quinone oxidoreductase subunit NuoH — encoded protein: MTVLALEDLSMFGRDPWWLVLIKAVFCFAFLMVTVLFSIVWERKVVAWMQLRIGPNRHGPWGMLQSLADGIKLMLKEDVIVKRADKIVYVLAPVVAAIPAFMAIAVIPFGPSGNEVSIFGQRTTMQLTDLPIAMLYILAIASVGIYGIVLAGWSSGSTYPLLGGLRSCAQMISYEIAMGAAFASVFLYSGSMSTSAIVEAQADRWFIILLPVSFIIYVVTMVGETNRAPFDMPESEGDLVGGFNTEYSSIKFAMFMLAEYVNMVTVSAVSVTLFLGGWRAPYPISTFWEGANHGWWPMLWFVLKVQLLLFFFIWLRGTLPRVRYDQLMKLGWKVLIPVSVVWLMLVATVRALRNENYDFQQIVLYVGGAVIAVLLLSFVADMFRGRKEKADEAAEAPPAAFDPMAGGFPVPPLPGQELPPVPRRRPRRERELIVSGGPNDSDGPRDGKEADGV
- a CDS encoding NADH-quinone oxidoreductase subunit M, yielding MSFPILTATAVLPAVGAIVTAAVPATRRTAAKWVALLFSLATLVMAAIVLVRFEPGGDRYQLTESHAWIADFGVRYELGVDGIGVVMVALTALLIPFVILAGWHDADPLENKSSRWRPTQGFFALILMVEAMVVLSFEATDVFLFYILFEAMLIPMYFLIGGFGDRAHSGTDENAAAQRSYAAVKFLLYNLAGGLIMLAAVIGLYVVAGSFSLSEIAEARASGSLDMATTTERLLFLGFFFAFAIKAPLWPLHTWLPNAMGEATAPVAVLITAVVDKVGTFAMLRFCLQLFPEASKWATPVIIVLALVSIVYGALLAVGQRDIKRLIAYASVSHFGFIVLGIFAMTSQGQSGATLYMVNHGLSTAALMLVAGFLISRRGSRLIADYGGVQKVAPVLAGTFLIGGLATLSLPGLAPFVSEFLVLVGTFAVYPVAGIIATLGIVLAALYTLVLYQRTMTGPVRTEVRTMPDLKVRELAVVAPLIALLLFLGVFPKPLTEIINPAVEHTMSDVQKQDPRPDVEAAK
- the nuoK gene encoding NADH-quinone oxidoreductase subunit NuoK, with protein sequence MNPVNYLYLAALLFTIGAAGVLIRRNAIVVFMCVELMLNACNLAFVAFSRMHGNLDGQVIAFFTMVVAAAEVVVGLAIIVSLFRSRHSASVDDASLMKL